Part of the Caulobacter sp. SL161 genome is shown below.
GACATAGGTGCCCTTGCCGCATTCCATCGTGAGCGTCACGTGATCGGCGTCCGGCTGATCGATCACCTTGAGGTCGAAGATGCTTACCTTGCGGGTCGGCAGTTCGAACTCGACGCCGTCGCGCGCCAGATCATAGGCCCGCTCGCCGTCGACCTTGATGGCCGAGAAGTTGGGCGGAACCTGATCGACCTCGCCGATGAAGGCCGGCAAGGCCGCCTCAACCTGCTCCCGCGTCGGGCGCACGTCCGAGGTCGCGGTGGTCTCGCCTTCGCGGTCCAGCGTCGTTGTGTCGCGGCCCCAGGCGATGGTGAAGCGATAGGCCTTGTCGGCGTCCATCAGGAACGGAACAGTCTTGGTCGCTTCGCCCAGGGCGATCGGCAGGATGCCGGTGGCCAGCGGGTCCAGCGTGCCGGCGTGGCCGCCCTTCTGGGCGTTGAACGCGCGACGCACGCGGGAGACGGCCGTGGTCGAGGTCAGGTCGTAAGGCTTGTCCAGGCACAGCCAGCCCGAGACAGCGTCGCCCTTCTTGCGGCGGGCCATGCTCAGGCCTCGTCTTCGTCGTCGACCACGTCGGACAGGCGGCGGGTGTCCTGCTGGACGCGCGGATCCAGGAACAGCTTGTCCATATAGGCGGCCGTGCCGAAGCTCTCGTCGTGGATGAACTTCAGGTCCGGCGTGAACTTCATGTCGATGCTGCGGCCGAGGCGCCCGCGCAGGAACTTCGACACCCGGTTCAGGCCCTTGATGATGTCCGTCGTATCCTGGCCGGTCAGGCCCGCGCCTAGCGGTTCGACAAAGCAGATGGCGTGCTTCAGGTCCGGGCTCATCCGCACTTCGGAGACGGTGACCGAGATGTTGTGCAGCGCCTCGTCCTGCAGCTCCTCCTCGCGGAGGATCTCCACGAGGGCGTGACGGATCAGTTCGCCGGCGCGGAGCTGGCGTTGCGAGGGGCCGCTCAGGGCCCCCTTCTTGGGGTCAGATTGGCGCTTCATGGCGCGGAGGTCCTTGCGGCCCGGCCGGCGGATCGAACGCCGGTGCGCGGGGAAAATCGGAAGGCGCGGTGTCTAGGCGCGTAACGCCCGAAAGTCCAGCCTAACCCCCCGTCCTCTCCTTGAAGAACGCGATCACCTTGTCCCGCGCCTTCATGCTGCCGCTCGTCGGGACCGAACGATGCAGGTGCAGGGTCAGCACAGAGTGGGGGGACATCGGCTGGCCCGGCGCGGCGTCTTCGTCGGCCAGCTCCACCACCTCGACCTTGTCGCCGAACTCGGCCTTCAGGCGGGCGATGCGGGCGTCGGGCACCAGCTTGTCAGAGGTGAAGCGCATGGCGATCAGTGACAGGTTCTCGTCCTGGAACCGCTTCTTGGCGCAGGTGATCTCCGACGCCGAACAGTCCAGGCCGCCCCTGTCTTTAAACGGCAGGGAGGGTTGCGACAGAACCGGCGCCACGACCGAGGGCTCGGTCATCATCGCGAGCGCAAAGCCGCCCGTGAAGCACATGCCGACCGCGCCGACACCCTTGCCGCCGCACGCGTCATGGGCCTTGCGGGCCAGGGCGCGCAGCCAGTCGACGATCGGGCTTGAGCGGCCGTCCTTCCAGACGCTGAATTCGCGGCGCACGCAGATGTTCTTGAGGATTTCGCCGATCGCATAGCCACGAGAGACCTTCTTGCCCGGCTTGCCGAACAGGCTCGGGCAATAGGCGGTCAGGCCCGCCTGCGCCAGGTCGCGGGCGAAGGCCAGGACACCGGGATGCAGGCCGGGAACTTCGTGGATGACAATGACCGCAGGGCCTGAACCGATCTTGTAGACCTCGCGGGACCAGCGGCCGTCGTCGAAGTCGAAGCGCTCAAAGCCCGCCAGCAGCTTGTCGTCAGCCATCTCGTCCCCCTCTGCTTTTCCGACGAGGCTAGACCCTGCCCGCGTGGCTGGCGAGAGATCTAGTTGGAGACATCCGGCCGCTGAGGGTTGTCGGTCCAGTCCGACATCGGATCGGGGGTGCGGTTGTCCGGCAACCGCCACTCGCCGCGATAGGAGAAGTCGAGCGTTCCGCACAGGCGCGCCTGACCCGACGCCTTGGGATCATCCCCGAAGGCCTGGATCCGCATGTCGCGACGCACGGCGATGGGGCTGAAGGACAGCCAAAGCCGCGTGGAGCCCGGGCAGAAGGCGCGCAGATAGATCTTGCCCTGCGCCGCCGAGGTGTCGACCGCGTAGAGGGCGGCGTTGGCGTCGACGCCGCTCATCGCCGACAGGCCGCCGGGGCCAATGTCCTTTGATCGCGCGGGTTTCAGCATCGCCTGGGCGGGCACGCCGGTGGCCAGCACCTTGAGCGGCCGACTGGCGCCCAGCAGGCCATCCTTGAACAGGATGGTGACGCCCGCACCGGTCAGCCGCTTGGCGTCGGTCGAGATCGGGTCGTACGAGAACATCCTCGTCTCGGCGTGGGCGGTGGAGGCCATGGCGCCGATCATCGCCACCGCGATGACCGCGCTCCGGACGATCGATCGACGCATCACTTGCCGCGCAGATTGGCCGCCGAGGCGTCAAAGCCCGACAGCCGCCAGCGATCGCCCTCGCGGGTGAAGGTCAGGAGGCAGGGGCCGTCCTTGCGGGCGGCGCAGACGCGGCCATCGCCGGTGGGGCGCAAGGCGGCGGCGATCGCCACGCGACCCGGGATCGGGCGGTCGGGCGTGTAGCCGTAATAGTTGGCGGCTGCGCGGAACGTCTCGGGGCGGATCAGGGCTTCGCCGGCCGCGTGGGCCAGCGGGCCGGCGGCGATGGCGGCGATGGCGGCCAGGGCGATGACGCCATCGTTCTGACCGGCGCGCTGGCGGGCCTCCGCCATCAGCCGCGCCTCGATCTGGCCCTTGAGGGCGCGGCGGTCGACATGGGCGTCGAACGTGGCGCGGTCATTGTCGCGGATGGCGACCAGCAGGTCGTGGACATCGCCGCCGGCGTCGAGGCGGTCGACGGTCGCGCAGGCGCTCAGAGAGGCGGCGACAGCGGTCAGGACGAGGATGGCTTTCAGGCGCATCCGCAAGGCGTAGCCACAGATTAGGGCGATTTCCAGTCTCGCTTTTCAGCAACGAAAAAGGGCGCAGGCCTTTCGACCCGCGCCCTGATCTTCCGATCTCGCGAAGCTCCTAGTCGAGCTGGCGCTTGATCTCTTCGACGGTGAAGCACTCGATCGTGTCGCCGACCTTGATGTCCTGGAAGCCCGCGAACATCATGCCGCACTCCTGACCGACGGGGACTTCGTTGACCTCGTCCTTGAAGCGCTTGAGCGTCTGCAGGGTGCCCAGTTCCAGAACGACGATGTCCTGACGGATAATCCGGACCTTGGCGCCCTTGCGGACCACGCCTTCGGTGACCTTACAGCCGGCGACCTTGCCGATCTTCGAGATATCGAAGGCCTGCAGGACCTCGGCGTTGCCGAGGAAGGTTTCGCGCTGGATCGGGGCCAGCATGCCCGAGAGCACGCCTTTGATGTCGTCCAGCAGGTCGTAGATGATCGCGTAGTAGCGGATCTCGACCCCTTCGCGTTCAGCCAGGGCCCGCGCCTGCGCCGAGGCGCGGACGTTGAAGCCGATGACCGGCGCGCCGGCGCCCTTGGCCAGCATGACGTCGCTTTCGCTGATCGCGCCGGCGCCCGACAGGATGATCCGCGCGCGAACCTCGTCGGTGGCCATCTTGTCCAGCGAACCGATGATCGCTTCGGCCGAACCCTGCACGTCGGCCTTGATGACCAGCGGCAGCTCTTTCAGCTTCTTGTCCTGCAGCTTGGCCATCATGTCGGCCATCGAAGCGCCGGCGCCCACCGGGGCCATCGACTTCTCACGCTTCAGGCGGATGCGGTACTCGGTCAGCTCGCGGGCGCGGGCTTCGTTCTCGACCACGGCGAACGCGTCGCCCGGCGAGGGCACGCCGTCCAGGCCGAGGATCTCGACCGGGGTGGCCGGGCCCGCTTCCTGCAGTTGCTCGTTGCGCTCGTTCAGGAGCGCGCGGACCTTGCCCCACTGGCTGCCGGCCACGACGATGTCGCCGCGCTTCAGCGTGCCGCGGTTGACCAGCACCGTCGAGACGGCGCCGCGACCCTTGTCGAGCTTGGCCTCGATCACCACGCCGTCGGCGCTGCGGTCGGGGTTGGCCTTCAGGTCCAGCACTTCTGCCTGCAGCAGGATGGCTTCCAGCAGGTTGTCCAGGCCCGTGCGGGCCTTGGCCGAAACCTCGATCAGCTGGGTGTCGCCACCCAGGCTTTCGACGACGATCTCGTGCTGCAGCAGCTCGTTGACCACGCGGGTCGGATCCGAGCCGGGCTTATCCATCTTGTTGACGGCGACGATGATCGGCACCTCGGCGGCCTTGGCGTGTTTGATCGCCTCGATCGTCTGGGGCATCACGCCGTCGTCGCCGGCCACGACCAGCACCACGATATCGGTGATGTTGGCGCCGCGGGCGCGCATCGACGAGAACGCGGCGTGGCCGGGCGTGTCGAGGAACGTCACGCGCTGGCCGTCCTTCAGGCGAACCTGATAGGCGCCGATGTGCTGGGTGATGCCGCCGGCTTCGCCCGCCGCCACGTCGGTGGAGCGCAGGGCGTCGAGCAGGCTGGTCTTGCCGTGGTCAACGTGACCCATGATCGTGACGACCGGGGGCCGCAGCTCCATGTGATCGTCGTGATCGTCCGCGCCGATGAAGCCTTCTTCAACGTCGGCTTCCGACACGCGCTTGACGGTGTGACCAAACTCGGTGGCCACCAGTTCGGCGGTGTCATTGTCGATGACGTCGTTGATCTTCAGCATCACGCCCTGACGCATCAGGAACTTGATGATGTCGACGCCGCGCACGGCCATCCGGTTGGACAGCTCCTGCACGGTGATGACGTCGGGGATGACGACTTCACGGGCCACGCGGGCCTGTTCGACCGCGCCACCGCGACGCTTTTCCTTTTCGCGTTCACGGGCCCGGCGAACCGAGGCGAGCGAGCGCATCCGGTCGGCGGAATCCCCGTCACCGGCCACGGCCTGGATGGTCAGACGGCCTTCGCGGCGCTGCGGCGCGCCCTTGACGCGGGAGACGGCCTTGTTCGGCGCGGCGTTCTTGCGACGATCATCATCCTCGTCCGGACGGCGATCCATGGCGCCGCCGCCGGGGCGGGGCGCCGAACGGGTGGCGCGCTGGATTTCCGGGGTGGCCGGAGCCGCGGCGGGAACGCCGGGACGCGGACCGCGCGGCGGGCCGCCAGGACCACGGGCGCCGGGCGCCGGGCGCGGAGCCAGGGCCGAGTAACGCACGGTCTGTTGCGGGCGGTCGCCTTGCGGACGGTCACCCTGCGGGCGGTCTCCACGATAGCCGCCGCGATCGCCTTGCGGACGGTCGCCGTCGGGACGCGGACCGCGCGGACGATCGCCTTCCGGACGGGGAGCCCGTTGACCGAAGTTGGCGTTGGCGTCGGGACGCGGGGCGCGTTGATTGAACGGACGATCGCCCTGCGGGGCCGGGCGATAGGTCGTCGTGCTCGGACGATCGTCGCGACGGTCGCGGCTCGGCTCGTAGGTGCGAGTCTGGCCGGGGGCCGCGGCGCGCGTGTCCTGACGGGGGGCGTCCTGGCGCGGCGCAGAGGGCGCGACCGGGGCCTGAGCGACGGGACGCGGGGCCTGCGGAGCGGCCGGCGGCGGCGTCACGGGCGCTGCCGGCGCTTGCGCGACGGGCGGCGGCGCGGCGGCGGCGCGTTCGGCTGCGGCCTTGGCGGCGGCTTCACGCTGAGCCGCTTCCTGAGCGGCGCGAGCACGGGCCTCGGCGGCGGCCTGTTCGGCCGCCTGGCGGGCTTGAGCTTCACGCGCGGCGTCGACGACGCGCTGACGGGCGCGCAGTTCTTCCTGCGACAGACCGCCGGCCGAACCGCCACCGCCGCCTTGCGGCGGCGCCGGACGCGGCGCGGGGGCTTCGCCATGGCGACGCTCGGCCGAGGACGGCGCGGCAAGATTGCCGGATGCGGGCGCGTGGGTCCGCGTCCGCTTGGTTTCCACCACCACCGTCTTGGTCCGGCCGTGGCTGAAGCTCTGCTTCACGACCCCAGCGCTCACTGAGCCCTGACGGGGCT
Proteins encoded:
- the truB gene encoding tRNA pseudouridine(55) synthase TruB is translated as MARRKKGDAVSGWLCLDKPYDLTSTTAVSRVRRAFNAQKGGHAGTLDPLATGILPIALGEATKTVPFLMDADKAYRFTIAWGRDTTTLDREGETTATSDVRPTREQVEAALPAFIGEVDQVPPNFSAIKVDGERAYDLARDGVEFELPTRKVSIFDLKVIDQPDADHVTLTMECGKGTYVRAVVRDLAKALGTCGHVADLRRTRVGGFSEASAIALETLENLSYEARLSEALLPVETALDDIPALAVTDEDAFRLAQGRAIVLLPRQVETLKAELPPGDRTVSAMSGDRLVALCEMRAGKLNPVRVFQLT
- the rbfA gene encoding 30S ribosome-binding factor RbfA, which produces MKRQSDPKKGALSGPSQRQLRAGELIRHALVEILREEELQDEALHNISVTVSEVRMSPDLKHAICFVEPLGAGLTGQDTTDIIKGLNRVSKFLRGRLGRSIDMKFTPDLKFIHDESFGTAAYMDKLFLDPRVQQDTRRLSDVVDDEDEA
- a CDS encoding dienelactone hydrolase family protein, translating into MADDKLLAGFERFDFDDGRWSREVYKIGSGPAVIVIHEVPGLHPGVLAFARDLAQAGLTAYCPSLFGKPGKKVSRGYAIGEILKNICVRREFSVWKDGRSSPIVDWLRALARKAHDACGGKGVGAVGMCFTGGFALAMMTEPSVVAPVLSQPSLPFKDRGGLDCSASEITCAKKRFQDENLSLIAMRFTSDKLVPDARIARLKAEFGDKVEVVELADEDAAPGQPMSPHSVLTLHLHRSVPTSGSMKARDKVIAFFKERTGG
- a CDS encoding DUF2939 domain-containing protein, with protein sequence MRMRLKAILVLTAVAASLSACATVDRLDAGGDVHDLLVAIRDNDRATFDAHVDRRALKGQIEARLMAEARQRAGQNDGVIALAAIAAIAAGPLAHAAGEALIRPETFRAAANYYGYTPDRPIPGRVAIAAALRPTGDGRVCAARKDGPCLLTFTREGDRWRLSGFDASAANLRGK
- the infB gene encoding translation initiation factor IF-2 codes for the protein MSDENENGRPGGRTPMTLKPRQGSVSAGVVKQSFSHGRTKTVVVETKRTRTHAPASGNLAAPSSAERRHGEAPAPRPAPPQGGGGGSAGGLSQEELRARQRVVDAAREAQARQAAEQAAAEARARAAQEAAQREAAAKAAAERAAAAPPPVAQAPAAPVTPPPAAPQAPRPVAQAPVAPSAPRQDAPRQDTRAAAPGQTRTYEPSRDRRDDRPSTTTYRPAPQGDRPFNQRAPRPDANANFGQRAPRPEGDRPRGPRPDGDRPQGDRGGYRGDRPQGDRPQGDRPQQTVRYSALAPRPAPGARGPGGPPRGPRPGVPAAAPATPEIQRATRSAPRPGGGAMDRRPDEDDDRRKNAAPNKAVSRVKGAPQRREGRLTIQAVAGDGDSADRMRSLASVRRAREREKEKRRGGAVEQARVAREVVIPDVITVQELSNRMAVRGVDIIKFLMRQGVMLKINDVIDNDTAELVATEFGHTVKRVSEADVEEGFIGADDHDDHMELRPPVVTIMGHVDHGKTSLLDALRSTDVAAGEAGGITQHIGAYQVRLKDGQRVTFLDTPGHAAFSSMRARGANITDIVVLVVAGDDGVMPQTIEAIKHAKAAEVPIIVAVNKMDKPGSDPTRVVNELLQHEIVVESLGGDTQLIEVSAKARTGLDNLLEAILLQAEVLDLKANPDRSADGVVIEAKLDKGRGAVSTVLVNRGTLKRGDIVVAGSQWGKVRALLNERNEQLQEAGPATPVEILGLDGVPSPGDAFAVVENEARARELTEYRIRLKREKSMAPVGAGASMADMMAKLQDKKLKELPLVIKADVQGSAEAIIGSLDKMATDEVRARIILSGAGAISESDVMLAKGAGAPVIGFNVRASAQARALAEREGVEIRYYAIIYDLLDDIKGVLSGMLAPIQRETFLGNAEVLQAFDISKIGKVAGCKVTEGVVRKGAKVRIIRQDIVVLELGTLQTLKRFKDEVNEVPVGQECGMMFAGFQDIKVGDTIECFTVEEIKRQLD